In Mycolicibacterium phocaicum, one DNA window encodes the following:
- a CDS encoding cutinase family protein → MSAALPLAAHAADCPDAQVVFARGTDEAPGPGGVGTAFINSLRTAISPKTLDVYAVDYPATTDFPTAVDGIRDARRQIVTTAAACPRTKMVLGGFSQGAAVAGFVTAGTIPDGISAAEVPAPMPPDVADHVAAVALFGKPSPRFMRAIGSPSVTVGPVYQPKTIDLCAPNDLVCDAHGSSFDAHNSYEDSGLVTQGVNFAVSQLQAGWAADALAGPAPWSSTTVQAADQAGRGPAPAGTRPTTAAPAHMPASAPWLPGPEQTAQDTAPPQ, encoded by the coding sequence ATGTCCGCAGCGCTCCCACTGGCAGCACATGCAGCCGACTGCCCCGACGCCCAGGTCGTCTTCGCCCGTGGTACCGACGAAGCGCCGGGACCTGGCGGGGTCGGGACGGCGTTCATCAATTCACTGCGTACCGCCATCAGCCCGAAAACCCTTGACGTATATGCGGTCGACTATCCCGCGACAACCGACTTCCCCACCGCCGTCGACGGAATCCGCGATGCCCGTAGGCAAATCGTGACGACCGCGGCAGCCTGTCCGCGGACCAAGATGGTGCTCGGCGGGTTCTCGCAGGGCGCCGCGGTTGCCGGCTTCGTCACCGCGGGCACCATTCCTGACGGAATCTCCGCCGCTGAGGTGCCGGCTCCCATGCCACCGGACGTGGCGGATCATGTTGCAGCAGTTGCCTTGTTCGGCAAGCCCTCCCCACGGTTCATGCGTGCCATCGGCTCCCCCTCGGTCACCGTCGGCCCGGTTTACCAGCCCAAGACCATCGATCTGTGCGCACCCAACGACCTCGTGTGCGACGCGCACGGGTCGAGCTTCGATGCCCACAACAGTTACGAGGACAGCGGATTGGTCACACAGGGTGTCAACTTCGCGGTGAGTCAACTGCAGGCCGGGTGGGCGGCCGACGCACTGGCGGGACCCGCGCCATGGTCATCGACGACGGTGCAGGCCGCCGATCAGGCCGGCCGCGGTCCCGCGCCTGCCGGGACTCGGCCGACCACCGCGGCGCCGGCCCACATGCCGGCAAGCGCGCCGTGGCTCCCAGGCCCGGAGCAGACCGCACAGGACACAGCGCCACCACAGTAG
- a CDS encoding HNH endonuclease signature motif containing protein, whose translation MGMTDPAAVEEAYAAYEAAQAGLAALDYTGLDVRTLLEVQSRRETLKCAAEAVDHQILAAAQTQATAKEIGAKDWPEVLHVRLRISREEARRRVRDTDNLGPRSAITGEPLGPVWELVAAALADGAINAEHIAVITWFFGKLPLWAADPITLAQCEADLVADARVKTPEDLRKFAADLLYRLDQDGPEPDDNEPDPKRSFVMGKQRPDGRTDVTAQLDPEGRAYWEVLFDKYAAPGMCNPADPHPCYSGTPTQEQIDADTRTLAQRQYDAFTFVGRMMLATGTSGVHNGFPVAVVANCTVTDLEKRAGMALTHTGTKLPIRDLIRMAAQGSDNYLAVFDEHTGQPLYLGRAARTASTAQRLALFGRDHGCTRPNCTAPASRSQAHHLTNWRDDGLTNIDTMTLACGRDNRLVDTGGWTTTMGPDGRTHWTPPPLLDVGQPRTNQYHHPTLYPPKGGDGDDGESDSPTS comes from the coding sequence GTGCAGTCCCGCCGCGAAACCCTTAAGTGTGCGGCCGAGGCCGTCGATCACCAGATCCTGGCCGCCGCCCAAACCCAAGCCACCGCCAAAGAGATCGGGGCCAAGGATTGGCCCGAAGTCCTGCATGTGCGGTTGCGGATCAGCCGGGAGGAAGCCCGCCGCCGGGTCCGCGACACGGATAATTTGGGCCCGCGCTCGGCCATCACGGGCGAGCCGCTCGGTCCGGTGTGGGAACTGGTCGCCGCCGCCCTGGCTGACGGTGCGATCAATGCCGAGCACATCGCGGTGATCACCTGGTTCTTCGGCAAGCTGCCGCTGTGGGCGGCCGACCCGATCACCCTCGCCCAGTGTGAGGCGGATCTGGTGGCCGATGCGAGGGTCAAAACCCCCGAAGACCTCCGCAAATTCGCGGCGGACTTGTTGTATCGGCTGGATCAGGACGGGCCCGAACCCGACGACAACGAGCCCGACCCGAAACGCTCGTTCGTGATGGGTAAGCAGCGGCCCGACGGACGCACCGACGTCACCGCCCAACTCGACCCCGAAGGGCGGGCCTACTGGGAAGTGTTGTTCGACAAGTACGCCGCCCCCGGCATGTGCAACCCCGCCGACCCACACCCCTGCTACTCCGGCACACCCACTCAAGAGCAGATCGACGCGGATACCCGCACCCTCGCGCAGCGCCAGTACGACGCCTTCACGTTCGTGGGCCGGATGATGCTCGCCACCGGGACCTCGGGGGTGCACAACGGGTTCCCCGTCGCGGTGGTCGCCAACTGCACCGTCACCGACCTGGAGAAGCGTGCCGGGATGGCGCTCACGCACACCGGCACCAAGCTCCCGATCAGGGATTTGATCCGGATGGCGGCCCAGGGCTCGGACAACTACCTCGCCGTCTTCGACGAGCACACCGGCCAACCCCTGTATCTCGGCCGGGCAGCCCGCACCGCCAGCACCGCCCAACGCCTCGCACTGTTCGGGCGCGACCACGGCTGCACCCGACCCAACTGCACCGCCCCCGCCTCCCGCAGCCAGGCCCATCACCTCACCAACTGGCGCGATGACGGACTGACCAACATCGACACCATGACCCTGGCCTGCGGCCGCGACAACCGCCTCGTCGACACCGGCGGCTGGACCACCACCATGGGCCCCGACGGCCGCACCCACTGGACCCCACCACCACTGCTCGATGTCGGCCAACCCAGGACGAACCAGTATCACCACCCGACGCTCTACCCACCCAAGGGCGGAGATGGTGACGACGGTGAAAGCGACAGTCCCACAAGCTGA